One stretch of Verrucomicrobiota bacterium DNA includes these proteins:
- a CDS encoding ABC transporter substrate-binding protein, which translates to MKSPRFLLACLFSLMAGSVMASNEAAESRLKSSVDQVVAITKASKDRPSLIAKVQPVLEKILDFQIMTRRAVGPGWRQFTPQQQKEATSLFTTLILRTYTAKFTPGEYPDVIYKTSSSSAPGRVEIPTTAQYKGNRYDVVYRMEDKEGWLITDVMIEGVSLVANYRSQFDSEFKQGGVNAVLQALQRSVAESK; encoded by the coding sequence ATGAAATCACCTCGTTTTCTTCTAGCCTGCCTGTTTTCACTCATGGCGGGATCCGTCATGGCCTCGAATGAGGCTGCCGAGAGTCGTCTGAAGTCCTCTGTTGATCAGGTTGTCGCGATCACCAAAGCGTCAAAAGACCGTCCAAGCCTTATTGCGAAAGTGCAGCCCGTCTTGGAGAAAATCCTGGATTTTCAGATCATGACCCGCCGGGCCGTCGGTCCGGGATGGCGGCAGTTCACCCCTCAACAGCAGAAAGAGGCTACCAGTCTCTTCACCACCCTGATCCTCCGCACCTACACCGCCAAGTTCACGCCGGGCGAGTATCCCGACGTCATCTACAAGACCTCCTCATCCTCGGCACCAGGGCGCGTGGAAATTCCCACCACAGCGCAATACAAGGGAAACCGTTATGACGTGGTCTACCGTATGGAGGACAAGGAAGGTTGGTTGATCACCGATGTCATGATCGAAGGCGTCAGTCTCGTGGCGAACTACCGTTCCCAGTTTGATTCCGAGTTTAAGCAAGGGGGCGTTAACGCTGTGCTCCAAGCACTCCAACGATCTGTGGCCGAATCAAAATAG
- a CDS encoding ABC transporter permease has product MLPLLGRETLRIVSGFGDFALFTGRSFGALATSRRLARRVIRSVYEQGTVCLPVILIVGLFTGLVLGLQGYHVLSRFGSVGLLGTLVSLSLVREMGPVLAALMLIGQAGSALAAELGIQRNTEQIVALETMGVESHGYLVAPRLLAALLVYPIQTALFVVVGFWGGSLSGSLLLGVDSGVYWSSIERAIEPRDLRECFIKAACFGLLSVTICAYQGFYADRNPSATGARAVSAATTRAVVISSIMVLIADYVISSFFI; this is encoded by the coding sequence ATGCTCCCTTTGCTTGGAAGAGAAACCCTTCGGATTGTTTCTGGATTCGGTGATTTTGCACTGTTTACCGGTCGGTCATTCGGCGCCTTGGCAACATCCCGAAGACTCGCCCGCAGGGTTATCCGCTCCGTCTACGAGCAGGGCACGGTCTGCCTTCCGGTGATTTTGATCGTCGGACTCTTCACCGGCCTGGTACTGGGGCTTCAGGGCTACCATGTCCTGAGCCGCTTCGGCTCCGTGGGTCTGCTTGGGACCCTTGTCTCGCTCAGCCTGGTGCGCGAGATGGGCCCGGTGCTGGCCGCTCTGATGCTGATTGGCCAGGCGGGATCCGCCTTGGCAGCGGAGCTCGGCATCCAGCGCAATACCGAGCAGATCGTCGCCTTGGAGACCATGGGCGTGGAGAGCCACGGCTATCTGGTAGCGCCACGCCTGCTCGCGGCATTGCTGGTCTATCCTATCCAGACGGCTCTCTTTGTCGTCGTTGGTTTCTGGGGGGGGAGTCTCTCCGGATCACTGCTTCTCGGTGTCGACTCGGGGGTCTATTGGTCCTCCATCGAGAGGGCGATCGAACCGCGCGATCTCCGGGAATGCTTTATCAAGGCGGCCTGCTTTGGCCTTCTCTCCGTGACCATCTGTGCGTACCAGGGCTTCTACGCCGACCGGAACCCGTCCGCCACTGGCGCACGCGCCGTCAGCGCCGCCACCACACGGGCGGTGGTGATCTCCAGCATCATGGTTCTGATCGCCGACTACGTGATCAGCTCCTTCTTCATCTGA
- the mlaD gene encoding outer membrane lipid asymmetry maintenance protein MlaD, with product MKHTKLELYVGLFVLLGVAAIAYLTLRIGTGSLINGDTYVVESRFANAGGLHTGSSVLMSGVTVGRVEGVRMEPSDYSAIVTLRIVSALHLPTDSMASIKTSGLIGDKYVALSPGADETSMKSGERITLTESAVDLESLIGKMAFGSVDKKKDNLEKESKTKQ from the coding sequence ATGAAACATACCAAACTTGAGCTTTATGTCGGACTGTTCGTGCTGCTCGGCGTTGCCGCGATCGCCTATCTCACACTCAGGATCGGCACCGGATCCTTGATCAACGGAGACACCTATGTCGTCGAGTCACGGTTTGCCAATGCCGGAGGCCTCCACACGGGCAGCAGCGTCCTGATGTCGGGTGTCACAGTGGGTAGGGTCGAAGGCGTGCGGATGGAGCCTTCGGACTACAGCGCCATTGTCACACTCAGGATTGTGTCGGCGCTCCATTTGCCAACCGACTCCATGGCCTCCATCAAGACCTCCGGACTCATCGGGGACAAGTATGTCGCCCTCTCCCCAGGCGCCGATGAAACCTCCATGAAATCGGGAGAACGGATCACACTCACCGAATCTGCGGTGGACCTGGAGTCCCTGATCGGCAAAATGGCGTTCGGATCCGTTGACAAAAAGAAGGATAACCTAGAGAAAGAGAGTAAGACAAAACAATGA
- a CDS encoding ATP-binding cassette domain-containing protein has translation MMITHTHDLLLQVEQLTKSFDERPVLTGVNLSIPRGSIFTVLGPSGTGKSVFLKCLAGVMQPDSGRISFDGRPLVASDHGIYAEFRRRCSFLFQSNALFDSLTALENVALPLEQTTDLREKEIMKRSMEALGQLELETYRDRYPSQLSGGMQKRLALARAIVTRPELVLFDEPTAGLDPLRRNAVFSMIVKYQRHFNFTALIVTHDVPEALAASDRVALLNGGRICFEGTPDEFSCSTQPVVSGFRDSTQSLALDIKEIRRDLQHSLHIQHTEPL, from the coding sequence ATGATGATCACACACACACACGATCTTCTCCTGCAGGTCGAGCAACTCACGAAGAGCTTCGACGAACGCCCTGTCCTCACCGGGGTGAATCTTAGTATCCCGCGCGGAAGCATCTTCACAGTTCTCGGTCCGAGCGGCACGGGCAAATCGGTCTTCCTCAAGTGCCTGGCCGGCGTCATGCAGCCCGACTCGGGGCGGATCAGCTTCGATGGGCGCCCGCTGGTTGCCTCGGATCACGGGATCTACGCGGAATTCCGACGCCGCTGCAGCTTTCTCTTCCAGAGCAACGCGCTCTTCGACTCATTGACCGCTCTGGAGAATGTCGCCCTCCCGCTCGAGCAGACGACAGATCTTCGGGAAAAGGAAATCATGAAGCGTAGCATGGAGGCTCTGGGCCAGCTCGAACTGGAAACCTACCGTGACCGCTACCCCAGCCAGCTCTCGGGCGGCATGCAGAAGCGCCTCGCCCTCGCGCGCGCGATCGTGACCCGTCCGGAGCTTGTGCTCTTTGACGAGCCGACGGCCGGACTTGATCCTCTTCGCCGTAACGCTGTCTTCTCCATGATCGTGAAATACCAGCGCCACTTCAACTTCACGGCACTTATCGTCACCCATGATGTTCCCGAAGCCCTTGCGGCAAGCGACCGCGTTGCCCTCCTGAACGGCGGGAGAATCTGCTTCGAGGGAACCCCCGACGAGTTTTCCTGCTCGACTCAACCCGTTGTCTCGGGCTTCCGTGATAGCACCCAATCCCTTGCACTAGACATCAAGGAGATCCGACGGGATCTCCAGCATTCCCTGCATATCCAGCACACCGAGCCTTTATGA